The following proteins come from a genomic window of Phnomibacter ginsenosidimutans:
- the glmM gene encoding phosphoglucosamine mutase — MALIKSISGIRGTIGGKPGEGLSPVDVVKFAAAYGTWLLQQGSNNKVVIGRDGRISGPMVHGLVVNTLNALGIDVIDLGLTTTPTVEMAVPMEGAAGGIILTASHNPKEWNALKLLNEKGEFISGDDGAALLAIAEQESFQFVPVTKLGSTRSTDEYLQKHIDAILTYDLVDVAAIKARGFKVVVDAINSSGAVYVPALLKALGVEEIVVLNEEVNGQFAHNPEPLPEHLNEISTTVVKQKADLGIVVDPDVDRLCFVCEDGSMFGEEYTLVAVADYILSKRKGNTVSNMSSTKALKELTLKHGGQYFPSAVGEVNVVKKMKAENAVIGGEGNGGIIVPDFHYGRDALIGIALFLSHLAHSKKTISGLRKTYPDYFISKNKIELDPTLNVREIFEKIKTKYKAQPINTEDGLKIEFDNDWVHLRTSNTEPIIRIYSESDLESKANNIAHRIIADIKELM; from the coding sequence ATGGCACTGATCAAGTCGATTTCTGGAATCAGAGGAACGATAGGAGGAAAACCGGGCGAAGGTTTGTCGCCGGTAGATGTGGTAAAGTTTGCAGCAGCATACGGCACCTGGCTCTTGCAGCAGGGTAGCAACAACAAAGTAGTGATTGGCAGAGATGGCCGCATTAGCGGACCCATGGTGCATGGCCTGGTGGTGAACACCCTTAACGCACTGGGTATTGATGTAATTGATCTCGGACTGACAACAACACCCACGGTAGAAATGGCAGTGCCCATGGAAGGCGCAGCGGGTGGCATCATTTTGACGGCCAGCCACAACCCGAAAGAATGGAATGCGTTGAAACTGCTCAACGAAAAAGGAGAGTTTATTTCTGGTGACGATGGAGCAGCCTTGCTGGCCATCGCCGAGCAGGAATCCTTTCAGTTTGTACCCGTTACCAAGTTGGGCAGCACCCGCAGCACCGACGAGTATTTGCAAAAGCACATCGATGCCATTCTTACTTACGATTTGGTAGATGTAGCGGCCATTAAAGCCCGTGGATTTAAGGTAGTTGTTGATGCCATCAACAGCAGTGGCGCTGTGTATGTGCCAGCCTTGCTGAAAGCATTGGGTGTAGAAGAGATTGTTGTGTTGAATGAAGAAGTGAACGGACAATTTGCACACAACCCAGAGCCTTTGCCCGAGCACCTCAACGAAATCAGCACCACGGTGGTAAAACAAAAAGCCGACCTCGGTATTGTGGTTGATCCCGATGTAGACCGACTTTGTTTTGTGTGCGAAGATGGCAGCATGTTTGGCGAAGAGTACACGCTGGTTGCGGTGGCCGATTACATCCTGAGCAAACGCAAGGGCAACACCGTGAGCAACATGAGCAGCACCAAGGCCTTGAAAGAATTGACACTGAAACATGGTGGCCAGTACTTTCCCAGTGCGGTGGGCGAAGTAAATGTGGTGAAGAAAATGAAGGCAGAAAATGCGGTGATTGGTGGCGAAGGTAATGGTGGCATCATAGTGCCCGATTTCCATTATGGCCGCGATGCATTGATTGGAATTGCCCTTTTTCTCAGCCATTTGGCACACAGCAAAAAGACCATCAGTGGTTTGCGCAAAACCTATCCCGATTATTTCATTAGTAAAAACAAAATCGAACTCGACCCAACGCTGAATGTGCGGGAGATTTTCGAAAAGATTAAAACCAAATACAAGGCTCAGCCCATCAATACCGAAGATGGTTTAAAAATTGAATTCGACAATGATTGGGTGCATTTGCGTACCAGCAATACCGAGCCCATTATTCGCATTTACAGCGAAAGCGATTTGGAAAGCAAGGCCAACAACATTGCGCATCGCATCATTGCTGATATCAAAGAACTCATGTAA
- a CDS encoding DUF5686 and carboxypeptidase regulatory-like domain-containing protein, translating to MNLLHTKTTRCFFLSLFFIGSMFAALGQATVQGKITNQFGAPLPYASVYVKGNTKGTVANTEGRYALELKPGEYNIVCAYVGYQRSEKKITIKAGNNELEFQLNFQQTELGDVVVKANAEDPAYEIIRNTIKKRKDYLNEVKQWQTRVYMKGMIRTYAMPNSILGVKLKPNRDVIDSAGKGIVYFSESLTQYYRRLPKEYKEEVISAKVSGNSNGFGFNSPKDVEVNLYENNIQIEGLNNRGFVSPISENALHFYRYKYEGSYFEDGKEVLRVKVMPKRKYEPLFAGGFIEIMDGSWRLHGVNLGLNKESQIELVDSLLIRQQFFPVNGKVWMPQNTEIDATFGIFGIKAGASFVAVFSDYDLQTDISHVFETRVIKSIDTAANKKSVQFWDSIRPTPLTVEERQDYLRKDTLEQKLKDPKYLDSLDAERNKFGVGKLLLRGQSFISRKNKTVFDIPAVALGIQYNTVEQWAYQIEPSFRKWGDTGAYSINARLRYGFGNQHFNASASITKQIGKQYNKRWNVSVAGGKNVYQFNPSSPIQGLNNSVATLLYTANYMKIYEKAFGEVAGSKTLNNGMRLTLRMSYEDRIPLQNTDTTYKWKQYRDRRFTSNYPEELPAGFFDRHQAWLTTVSLRWQPGVKFIQYPKRRFVVESDQPVFNLTLTKGWKNIFGSDVDFGKWLLSVEDDLNMKLGGTVKYFAEVGGFINNSNVQLPDWRHFNGNQTIVASPFVRSFQLAPYYANSTRDNFVATAHVEWHLNGLLTNKIPLFRRLNWNLVTGSNAFLVDASRNYMEIFVGLENIFKTLRVDVVAGYDGFNKKPTNGIVLGFNGLFTGQ from the coding sequence ATGAATTTGCTGCACACCAAAACCACCCGCTGTTTTTTTCTAAGTCTGTTTTTTATTGGTAGCATGTTTGCCGCTTTGGGGCAGGCTACAGTGCAAGGTAAAATTACCAACCAGTTTGGGGCACCGTTGCCCTATGCCTCTGTGTATGTAAAAGGGAATACCAAAGGCACGGTGGCCAATACCGAAGGCCGCTATGCATTGGAGCTAAAGCCCGGCGAATACAACATAGTATGTGCGTATGTGGGCTATCAACGGTCAGAGAAAAAAATAACCATCAAAGCAGGTAATAACGAGCTTGAATTTCAGCTGAATTTTCAGCAAACAGAACTGGGCGATGTAGTGGTAAAAGCCAATGCAGAAGATCCTGCGTATGAAATCATTCGCAATACCATCAAAAAGCGTAAAGACTATTTGAATGAAGTAAAGCAATGGCAAACCCGGGTGTACATGAAAGGCATGATTCGCACCTACGCCATGCCCAACAGTATTTTGGGTGTAAAGCTCAAGCCCAACCGCGATGTGATAGACAGCGCCGGTAAAGGCATTGTATATTTCAGTGAATCATTGACGCAATACTATCGCCGCCTGCCCAAGGAGTACAAAGAAGAAGTGATATCTGCCAAAGTGAGTGGCAACAGCAATGGCTTTGGTTTCAATAGCCCGAAAGATGTGGAAGTGAATTTGTATGAAAACAACATACAAATTGAAGGACTTAACAACCGCGGCTTTGTGTCGCCCATCAGCGAAAATGCCTTACACTTTTACCGCTACAAATACGAGGGATCTTATTTTGAAGATGGTAAAGAAGTGCTGCGGGTAAAAGTGATGCCCAAACGCAAATACGAGCCATTGTTTGCAGGTGGTTTTATAGAAATTATGGATGGTAGCTGGCGGTTGCATGGTGTCAATCTGGGGCTCAACAAAGAGTCTCAAATTGAGTTGGTAGACAGTCTGCTCATTCGACAGCAATTCTTTCCGGTGAATGGCAAAGTGTGGATGCCCCAAAACACAGAGATTGATGCAACCTTCGGCATTTTTGGTATTAAAGCGGGTGCCAGTTTTGTAGCGGTTTTCAGCGATTACGATTTGCAAACAGATATCAGCCATGTGTTTGAAACCCGCGTCATCAAAAGCATTGACACGGCTGCCAATAAAAAGTCGGTGCAGTTTTGGGACAGCATTCGCCCCACGCCACTCACGGTAGAAGAGCGGCAAGATTATTTGCGCAAAGACACGCTGGAGCAAAAACTGAAAGACCCGAAATACCTCGACTCACTCGATGCTGAACGCAACAAGTTTGGTGTAGGCAAGCTGCTGCTGCGGGGGCAAAGTTTTATCAGCCGGAAAAACAAAACTGTGTTCGACATTCCGGCTGTAGCGTTGGGTATCCAATACAACACGGTGGAGCAGTGGGCGTATCAAATTGAGCCCTCTTTCCGTAAGTGGGGCGATACCGGTGCGTACAGTATCAATGCACGGTTGCGCTATGGTTTTGGCAATCAGCATTTCAACGCCAGTGCCAGCATTACCAAGCAAATTGGCAAGCAATACAACAAGCGATGGAATGTATCAGTAGCCGGTGGTAAAAATGTATATCAATTCAATCCATCGTCACCGATACAAGGGCTTAACAACAGTGTAGCCACACTCTTGTACACGGCCAATTACATGAAGATTTATGAGAAAGCATTTGGAGAAGTCGCTGGCAGTAAAACCTTGAACAACGGCATGCGGTTAACTCTCCGCATGAGCTACGAAGACCGGATACCTTTGCAAAACACAGACACTACGTACAAGTGGAAGCAATACCGCGACCGCCGCTTTACCAGCAACTATCCCGAAGAGCTGCCGGCAGGGTTTTTCGACAGGCACCAGGCATGGCTCACCACGGTGTCATTGCGTTGGCAGCCAGGTGTAAAGTTTATTCAATATCCCAAACGCAGGTTTGTGGTAGAAAGTGATCAGCCCGTTTTCAACCTGACGTTGACCAAGGGCTGGAAAAACATCTTTGGTTCTGATGTTGATTTTGGCAAATGGCTGCTGAGTGTGGAAGACGACCTCAACATGAAGCTCGGCGGTACAGTAAAATACTTTGCAGAAGTAGGCGGTTTCATCAACAACAGCAATGTGCAACTGCCCGATTGGCGCCATTTCAACGGTAACCAAACCATTGTGGCCAGTCCATTTGTGCGAAGCTTTCAACTGGCACCTTATTATGCCAACAGTACCAGAGATAACTTTGTTGCCACTGCTCATGTGGAGTGGCATTTAAACGGTTTGCTCACCAATAAAATCCCCTTGTTCCGCCGGCTCAACTGGAACCTCGTAACCGGTAGCAACGCCTTTTTGGTGGATGCCAGCCGCAATTACATGGAAATTTTTGTGGGACTGGAAAACATCTTTAAAACCCTGCGGGTAGATGTGGTGGCTGGCTATGATGGCTTCAATAAAAAGCCCACCAATGGCATTGTTTTAGGGTTTAATGGATTATTCACAGGACAATAA
- a CDS encoding penicillin acylase family protein, translating into MRILPFTICAILTTGLVVALNSKLGTVPPLGKMLSPSHGLWQNAEAADADFSLDIQSPYLKAPVEVYLDDRLVPHVFAQNDPDAYFAQGYLHAKFRLWQMQFQVLAAGGRLCEVLGEKVGDNSVLEKHDRKFRRMGMMLAAENSVKAMNEVPEDKAAMEAYAAGVNHYIHQLSPAQYPIEFKLLDYAPEEWTPFHSALFLKYMSYDLASDLDDFAMTNLRDHLGKEMFGKAFPAQADSLDPISPKGTVYNVQTPLPVKPANVDSLETAEPTGIAYEVDKPDPDNGSNNWVVGGSRTASGRPILCNDPHLGLNLPSLWFEIQLVTPEYNTYGVSFPGAPSVVIGFNDSIAWGVTNAMRDVMDFYEVKFRDSSMNEYLYNGEWVKTEWRTETIRIRGKADYIDKIPLTVWGPVMYDGTFQSELKNGKAYAIRWKAIDNSLELGAFKGLNRAKNYEDYLAAIRLFKCPGQNFVFASKTDTIAWWQQAKFPAKWRGQGDFVMPGWDSTYRWQGIIADDDNVHMKNPARGFVSSANQLPADSAYPFYLGGVHDVYRGVIINRLLSAKTGVTVDSMKQMQTDNYNIFAEMARTVLLNNVQENDLSSAAKLLLDDYRRWNMRADATEKGMSIFYTWWNNFADTVWTDNITRKDGLPVPFPHDNTLLEGIIRDSAFVFVDNINTPAIETLPQMLTAALNKTAEDLKTAKDLSWSAFRNVRISHLLSGLPGFSRMHLPIGGGAKIINATKETHGPSWRVIVHMTDKTEAWGVYPGGQSGNPGSKYYDQFVDQWAKGEYNALWLMTANDKQSPKAKWKITFSKS; encoded by the coding sequence ATGAGGATACTGCCCTTTACCATTTGTGCCATACTCACCACCGGCCTGGTGGTAGCGCTAAACTCCAAACTGGGAACGGTGCCGCCGCTGGGTAAAATGCTGAGCCCTTCGCATGGCCTGTGGCAAAATGCCGAAGCGGCCGATGCCGACTTTAGCCTCGACATTCAATCGCCTTACTTAAAAGCACCGGTAGAAGTGTACCTCGATGATCGGTTGGTGCCGCATGTGTTTGCCCAAAACGATCCCGATGCCTATTTCGCACAGGGTTATTTACACGCCAAGTTTCGGTTGTGGCAAATGCAGTTTCAGGTGTTGGCGGCAGGTGGCCGATTGTGCGAAGTGCTGGGCGAAAAAGTAGGCGACAACAGTGTGCTCGAAAAACACGACCGCAAGTTTCGGAGAATGGGCATGATGTTGGCCGCTGAAAATTCGGTGAAAGCCATGAATGAAGTGCCCGAAGACAAGGCCGCTATGGAAGCGTATGCTGCTGGTGTCAATCATTACATTCATCAATTGTCGCCGGCGCAATATCCCATCGAATTCAAGCTCCTCGATTATGCGCCTGAAGAATGGACGCCCTTTCATTCTGCGTTGTTTTTGAAATACATGAGCTACGATTTGGCCAGCGACCTCGATGATTTTGCCATGACCAACCTGCGGGATCATTTGGGTAAAGAAATGTTTGGCAAAGCTTTTCCTGCACAAGCCGATTCACTGGATCCCATTTCTCCCAAAGGCACGGTGTACAATGTGCAAACGCCACTGCCGGTGAAGCCTGCCAATGTTGATTCATTAGAAACGGCCGAACCTACGGGCATTGCATATGAAGTAGATAAACCTGACCCCGACAATGGGAGCAACAACTGGGTAGTAGGTGGCAGCCGCACTGCCAGTGGTCGTCCTATTTTGTGTAATGATCCACACCTTGGCTTAAATCTGCCTTCGTTATGGTTCGAAATTCAGCTCGTAACGCCTGAGTACAATACCTATGGTGTGAGCTTTCCCGGGGCACCTTCCGTAGTGATTGGTTTCAATGACAGCATTGCCTGGGGTGTAACCAATGCCATGCGGGATGTGATGGACTTTTACGAAGTGAAGTTTCGCGACAGCAGCATGAACGAATACCTGTACAATGGCGAATGGGTAAAAACAGAATGGCGTACAGAAACCATCCGCATTCGTGGCAAGGCTGATTATATTGATAAAATTCCATTGACCGTTTGGGGCCCCGTGATGTATGATGGCACTTTCCAAAGTGAATTGAAAAATGGTAAAGCCTACGCCATTCGCTGGAAAGCCATCGACAATAGTTTGGAGCTCGGTGCTTTCAAAGGCCTCAACAGAGCCAAAAATTATGAAGATTATCTGGCAGCCATCCGGCTGTTCAAATGCCCCGGACAAAACTTTGTGTTTGCCAGCAAAACCGACACCATTGCGTGGTGGCAGCAAGCCAAGTTTCCGGCCAAGTGGCGTGGCCAGGGCGATTTTGTGATGCCCGGTTGGGATTCTACTTATCGCTGGCAGGGCATCATTGCTGATGATGACAATGTGCATATGAAAAATCCGGCCCGTGGGTTTGTGAGCAGTGCCAACCAATTGCCGGCTGATTCTGCGTATCCTTTCTACCTCGGTGGTGTGCATGATGTGTACCGTGGTGTTATCATCAACCGTTTGTTGTCTGCCAAAACCGGTGTAACGGTGGATAGCATGAAGCAAATGCAAACAGACAACTACAACATTTTTGCTGAAATGGCCAGAACGGTGCTGCTCAACAATGTGCAGGAAAATGACCTGAGCAGTGCTGCTAAATTGTTGCTGGATGATTACCGCCGCTGGAATATGCGGGCCGATGCCACTGAAAAAGGCATGTCCATTTTTTATACCTGGTGGAACAATTTTGCTGATACCGTTTGGACGGATAACATTACCCGGAAAGACGGTTTGCCCGTTCCTTTTCCGCATGACAATACCTTGCTGGAAGGCATCATCAGAGATTCGGCGTTTGTATTTGTCGACAACATCAATACGCCTGCGATAGAAACACTACCGCAAATGCTGACCGCTGCGTTGAATAAAACAGCCGAAGATTTAAAAACCGCCAAAGACCTAAGCTGGTCGGCTTTTAGGAATGTTCGCATCAGTCATTTGTTATCGGGATTGCCGGGCTTCAGCCGCATGCATTTGCCCATTGGTGGTGGTGCTAAAATCATCAACGCTACCAAAGAAACACATGGCCCCAGCTGGCGGGTGATTGTACACATGACCGATAAAACCGAAGCCTGGGGTGTGTATCCCGGTGGCCAGAGCGGCAACCCCGGCAGCAAGTACTACGACCAGTTTGTAGACCAGTGGGCCAAAGGAGAATATAACGCACTTTGGTTGATGACAGCCAACGACAAACAGTCGCCCAAGGCCAAATGGAAAATCACCTTCAGCAAATCTTGA
- the miaE gene encoding tRNA isopentenyl-2-thiomethyl-A-37 hydroxylase MiaE translates to MSDNSTYQKNILGLQLPTDPRWVNLAEISLEEILTDHAYCEQKAAISCMSLIQRYSDKDDLVDELSPIVTEEWGHFRLVLHEIRKRGLQLGKQRKDDYVNALLAFEKKGVKKKTACWTKYSFVH, encoded by the coding sequence ATGAGTGACAATAGTACGTATCAAAAGAACATTTTGGGCTTGCAATTGCCCACCGATCCACGCTGGGTAAACCTGGCTGAAATTTCGCTGGAAGAAATACTGACCGACCATGCCTATTGCGAACAAAAAGCCGCCATTAGTTGCATGAGCCTCATACAACGCTACAGCGATAAAGATGATTTGGTAGATGAACTCTCTCCCATCGTTACCGAAGAATGGGGGCACTTTCGATTGGTGCTGCACGAAATACGCAAACGGGGTTTGCAACTGGGCAAGCAGCGCAAAGATGATTATGTAAATGCCTTGCTGGCTTTTGAAAAAAAGGGGGTAAAGAAGAAGACCGCTTGCTGGACAAAATACTCATTTGTGCACTGA
- the miaE gene encoding tRNA isopentenyl-2-thiomethyl-A-37 hydroxylase MiaE: protein MLDKILICALIEARSCERFKRLSEGLDDEYLSQFYRRFMESEAGHYRTFIDLARQYLPEEKVWQRWEEWLQYEAGVMLSLDVRGDRMH from the coding sequence TTGCTGGACAAAATACTCATTTGTGCACTGATAGAAGCCCGTAGCTGCGAACGTTTCAAACGCCTGAGCGAAGGATTGGATGATGAATACCTGAGCCAGTTTTACCGCCGCTTTATGGAAAGCGAAGCCGGCCACTACCGCACCTTTATCGACCTGGCCCGACAATACCTCCCCGAAGAAAAAGTGTGGCAGCGCTGGGAAGAATGGTTGCAATACGAAGCCGGTGTAATGTTGAGTCTGGATGTGAGGGGCGATAGAATGCATTAA
- the pyrF gene encoding orotidine-5'-phosphate decarboxylase: MTRQQLVEQIFTKQTFLCVGLDTDDTKLPAHLKGKPNAVLDFNKAIIDATLAHCVSYKINTAFYEAMGARGWEIMQETFAYIPKTHLTIADAKRGDIGNTSHQYARAFFEHMNVDAITVAPYMGEDSVRPFLEYEGKWTIVLGLTSNKGSENFQRLKLAPSKEELPLVPSVVSGDRSELLFEKVLETVSTWGTPGNLMFVAGATQAHEFEHLRSIVPQHFCWCPVWVHKAVACGMYRSMVCTTNVACW, encoded by the coding sequence ATGACCAGACAGCAATTGGTAGAACAGATTTTTACGAAGCAAACCTTTCTCTGCGTAGGCCTCGATACCGACGATACCAAACTGCCTGCTCACCTCAAAGGCAAGCCCAATGCGGTACTCGACTTCAACAAAGCCATCATTGATGCTACCTTGGCGCATTGTGTGTCGTACAAAATCAACACCGCTTTTTACGAAGCCATGGGTGCCCGTGGCTGGGAAATCATGCAGGAAACTTTTGCGTACATTCCCAAAACGCACCTCACTATCGCTGATGCTAAGCGGGGCGATATTGGCAATACTTCGCACCAATATGCCCGGGCATTTTTTGAGCACATGAATGTAGATGCCATTACCGTGGCGCCTTACATGGGCGAAGACAGTGTACGGCCTTTTCTGGAATATGAGGGCAAATGGACCATTGTGCTGGGCCTTACCAGCAACAAAGGCAGCGAAAACTTTCAGCGATTGAAGTTGGCCCCTAGTAAAGAAGAACTACCGTTGGTGCCATCTGTAGTAAGTGGCGACCGCAGCGAATTGCTGTTTGAAAAAGTACTGGAAACGGTGTCCACTTGGGGCACACCTGGCAACCTGATGTTTGTAGCCGGTGCCACACAGGCGCATGAGTTTGAACATTTGCGCAGCATAGTACCGCAGCATTTTTGCTGGTGCCCGGTGTGGGTGCACAAGGCGGTAGCTTGCGGGATGTATCGAAGTATGGTATGCACAACGAATGTGGCTTGCTGGTGA
- a CDS encoding FMN-binding negative transcriptional regulator, whose amino-acid sequence MYSPSYFRVQSEAAVLRFMHAHPFVTIVGQGQDGWPAISHIPVLIAVRNEQLYLQGHIQRKTDHHLSWAAHPQVTAVFTGPHSYVSASLYPQPNTASTWNYTAVHAKGYLQWQTDEWLLQMLNELTAHFEQDPNSPAQMRHMTDEYVQTNVKAIVGFEIEVTELQHIFKLSQNKDAATQKRIAESLLQSANEADRAVGKLMLQSLSS is encoded by the coding sequence ATGTATAGTCCTTCCTATTTCAGGGTGCAAAGCGAAGCAGCAGTGCTTCGCTTTATGCATGCCCATCCGTTTGTAACGATTGTGGGGCAGGGGCAAGATGGCTGGCCGGCCATCAGTCATATTCCCGTGTTGATAGCAGTGCGTAATGAACAACTGTATTTACAAGGCCACATACAACGCAAAACCGATCATCACCTCAGTTGGGCGGCGCATCCGCAAGTAACGGCGGTGTTTACCGGTCCGCACAGTTATGTAAGTGCCAGCCTGTATCCGCAGCCCAATACCGCCAGCACCTGGAACTATACTGCCGTGCATGCCAAGGGTTATTTGCAATGGCAAACGGACGAATGGTTGTTGCAAATGCTCAACGAGCTGACGGCTCATTTTGAGCAAGACCCAAATTCGCCGGCACAAATGCGGCACATGACGGATGAATATGTGCAAACAAATGTAAAAGCCATTGTGGGTTTTGAAATAGAAGTGACAGAACTGCAGCACATATTCAAACTCAGCCAGAATAAAGATGCGGCAACCCAAAAACGCATTGCCGAAAGCCTGTTGCAATCGGCCAACGAAGCCGACCGTGCTGTAGGCAAACTCATGCTGCAGTCGCTGTCATCCTGA